The genomic interval ttttaaggtACGTGCAAAAGAGCCCGTTTGCTCAAGGCAATATTATAAAGGCAAGGCAAGgtaatattactttttttttgttaaatttcaaagcagtatattttcttttctctccttctgTTGTTACATTAAGTGTAAAGGGATGCGCAAAAGAaatgtctttttttttgtttgttggtgacacatagaaatttttagttattgTTTTGATTAAGGGTGCGCAAAAGAACGTCAGTATGCTCGTTTACTCaagtcaatattattttattaattctcaaaacaatatatttttttttttctccttttttccgtTATGTTACATCAAGTTTGAGTgggaacgcaaaataaaaattttcttttaagagTCCTCGTTGggtcaagtaaatattatttagttaaatgtcagagcaatatattttcctttcgttttcaaGAACTTTGTTTGTTTATACATCGCGACTGCAGTGCATCTAGACTGCGTTCCTGCGACTGCAGTCGCGAAttcagtgggggggggggggggcatatgtaaccgtatcgattacatatcgatcaagcaacgcgttgcctgagtgacgcgggcccccaccacagcgttccgcgtcgtcctgctgtccttttcgtaacaaaggatcgcaggatctcccactaattagtatgcgcaagcatcgatccccactcgatagcgatcgaaggaggtcgatgcgagcgatagatccagcactctacgtctaggcgcgatcgggcgaacacgcggatccgggaagatcccataaattcggtacgcggcggtgagagtcaaaccgactcgggaacgatagtcaaaccgactacgttgccctcgcctcgcgcacacctcaaaccgaggagctggtcgtgcaaaccgcacgacagcaaataaacatcatagtaatccaggtgaggtgacgagacgaggataacgtgtcaatcccgagtgtcttccatctttgagaatatcgtgtcgtagtccacgtacgggttagtgcagtagaagttacctccccgataccggaaggcatcttaacccactgaaagtgacgattgatgcaatcctcagggtcggaagagtaagggacgcttggtactcgtcgccatacttgtactcttcctgagaaatcagccgagtgagagtgtgctgcgacggccctccgggaatcgcgaataacgcgtcgtgatacgcatacgggttagtacagtggaagttacctccccgataccggaaagcatcataacccactgaaagtgacgattgatgcaatcctcagggtcagaagagtaacggacactttgtactcgtcgccatactggtactcttcctgagaaatcagccgagtgcgagtgtgctgcgacggccctccgggatcacgaatatcgcgttgtgctccgcgtacgggttagtgcggttgaagtcacctccccgacaccggaaagcatcgtaacccactaccagtgacgatcgatgcgatcctcagggtcggaagagtgacggacactttgtacgcgacgccacacttgcactcttcctgagaaatcagccgagtgcaagtgtgctgcggcggccctccgtcaatcgggtaaatcgtgacgcgttcacatccgtcgaaagaccgtcacgaaatcataaaagaataccgaacgcgaatcgcgctatcgagccgaaacatctaggcgtagaggccattgaaatcaaacgagcgcaccaccacggtgatgatttatataatagagcttaatgaaatgggcgaatattaaactagaattgtatactcaatagaatttaaagtcgtactgcgtcacgcgaacgcataaataaattgtaaagcattaaggacaaaatatactgtcattctacctcccacatcatctccgattgatttaaaagtagatagaacctctccgtctcacagacacgaaccgagctatccaagggtggtaaccgtcccttgattcaagaagtgtgatcattgccgatcacgcacaggaagcgttaaaagataaaataaacggttacatgctatacatcatttcccatagattttttcacgctgatttcaaatctggtctcaaaatttgtctacgacctcaggattttgcaaaaaatagatttttgtgacaaaaactaatgaagtcattttttcgttgaaatgaacGGATGGTAATAACCTCCctattttttccatattctacaaagtttcagctttcatttaaaaccaatttcatcgctctacctcatttctatcgaaagttctttgattttgaatccgatttccgCGATtctatctcccaggtacggcgcgctcgtccgcaactcagtctcccagggacggcgcgcctggccgcggaaggcacaagagccactatagtggttcgtaccgttcaaactgacgctttccacggaagccactatagtggcgtacggtGTTTAAGAGGTTAATGGATAAGCACATTGAGGAACGATACGTGAGTAAAAGAACATCCAGTTGCACGGTCGTTTTCCAATTTTGCATTACGGATcagtatatttttaaatacgTGGTCCGTTACTTTGACGGGGACGAGCGAATTGAATTTTTCAGTTAACAGAATATTTTGAAGGAAGTCGTGGCGAGGCTCGAATCTCCATCACCTGGATCACTATGCAGCACAAAGTAACAACACTGTAAACAACTCTCTGCAGCTTTGCCGTCAGAGAGTGATTGTACGGCCACAGACCAGTAAAGTTCAACACGTTATAGTAAGTACTGTAGTTCTGCTTGAACACGTCCATCTCGGTGTCGGTGGTGacgtacgtatgtatgaaaaatCAGGAATATCGTCCGAGAATACTTCGGTGGCATATATTATTCATTACACTTTGCACCCCTCGCCCATTTCCATCGACCACCTCCCCCTTATAAGTCGAGCGTAATTGCACGCAATTACGAGCTTCTGGCCAGGATCGATGAGAAGTAtatcaaatcattttttacagGAAACATACAAATTACTGTATCTACATCTCGACCGCCGAGCGACGACTTTTTTCCATAATACCGAATGGCAATGGAGACACGACAGGAAATGGAATCCCCCTATAAATTATATTCTGCGTATCTCTTGACAATtacaaaagaataaaatacGACCCGTCAAGGAATCGCTGTAGCGACGTTTCGCGGATTTACACAAAAATCGGTCTGTTCGCCATGACAGTGAAACGACCAGCAGCGAAGTGAACTACAACGCGATGAAAACAAGAAAATAGTGTACAGGCACCGAATCTGTTAGGTGTCTACACTACGACAACACTGTGAAAGAAAGGGACTTTAAAGAATCTTTTGTCTCACAATAATTATTTGATATATTAGGCTAGACTTTTTCGTGATCAGACAGCTTTGAAGTACAAGATGTCTCTTTCAGTTCAATTGTTCTTCTTGTTTGTTGTTTAACACGCACGTTTCTCGAAACTATTTCAAACGGACGTGCGCGATCACTAGAAAAGTAGTAATCAACTTCGTGCGAGACTCGTTCATTCGTTGACATATTTATTTAAGGATTGAATATTTGattttgtatttataatagTTTTTTTAAACAGTATGCATATACTCATTATACAGTAAGCACAAGTAATTAGAGTTTCTACAAGCTGGAAACAAGTCAAGCTTAGTGCTTATGATAGATGTAGTCGTTAATGTCACGGCCACCTCGTGAAACTTTGTTACTTGAACGACAGGATCATGGTGAAATACGAAAAAGACGAGCTCATCATCTGCAAAAAAAAAGCTCGTTGAATTTAGGATTAAGACTGTCTATGTAGACAATATACAGCggactctcgatatatgtcaccaacacggctcttgccggcgtcgtgtatcgtccaggagacatacccgattatgtttacactcctcacggagtataccccgcggtaattGGGATaaccccgcgacgtttatcatcgaggcctcggcgacatatatagagaaatcaccgtcgGTAGACGGCGGTTTTTTCAgcagaatacaaattttctggaTCAATTGTGAGAAACAGAAATTGAATGAGAATGTATTTTCTCTCGTAATGATTTCAACAAATCGAAAATAGTGTAACAATATGCCTAAGCTGTTCCAATGACTTCTCGGTTCTGCTATAaattgcgtaaaatccgcagtctattgataatGTAATTAATTACCATGTTGAAGCCTTCGTAACCCGGAACGAACAAACCGGCgagattaaattttaatatctgTATACTTCTCATCATTGTGAACAACAACATTCTCTGCGACTGCGGTGGTATACGGTACCACAACGAATTGTATCTACGGAATTGAATATCGTGGATTCATTATCTCCTAGaagccccccccccacccccacttTCAGAATTATGTAATTTCAACAGTTGCGCTGAGTTGTACTAAGCTTGTGCTACATTGTAATATTAAAAATGCGATAGAAagtagacaaaaaaaaaacgacttTTAGAGCAGCCCCccacttttaattttttgcaattttctcgACTGTGCCGAGTTTGGATAACTGTCActaacttaaccctttgcacccttggcgctattttcattctaaaactaaatttttctgccgtcttagaatattttcattttattcatacgaaactgattcgatttccacatataatatttaaatgtttagtaatctattgaatacaaattttgtaatgtaacaaatattttgtaatattttttgtaatttccttgaaatattgccacaacaatttccagtggtgctgcagagtcgccactcgagtgctaagggttaacaattaCCTGCACGCCCAAAACTATTGTTTACCACAACTTTTTCCTAGTCATTGTTTTGAAGTAATACCTTAGCACAATGTCAGCACAACTTAGCAGAAttgagaaaattgcaaaaaattaagaGTGGGGGGCTACTCTAaatcgttttttcttttcttttttttttattatattgtcAATATTCGAGCACAACGTGGCACAAGCTTAGCACATTTCAGCGCAACTGTTGAATTTACGTTTTCTGAAAGTGGTGGGCCAACTTCAAGTGTCTTCAAGTTCGAAAGTGTTGtagagcaacattttccattactatgattttattttttcgtcATCCTAGACGTTGGTAACGTATTCTTAGAAAAAATGTGGACTTACGTTCTGTCGAACAATTCAATGCTAGTAGACATCAGTTTCTGGCCGCTATAATTATTTAGGAACATGATCAGGATGTGTAGCGCAATGATTTCTATAGACAAGACGACATTGTCCAGTTTGTCCATATCCAAAAGCGCCAGATAAAGCTGTTAGGTATCAAAAGCAATACCGTTACGTTCCCATTGGTGATAATTCATACACAAATGTCGGACGATTGTTCCCGTTGATttgtttatatacatatacacacacacgcatacaaAATTCGAACAATGCTTACACGATATAAATTTATAGCAAACGAGATGATAACAGCTATGATCGCTATTAAATACGAAATTATCAGGTTCTCCGAGAAACTTGAACAGAGCCTTCCTCCGCACGTTCATAATATTCCAGCATGTTCACGACGACGAAGAGATAAAAGGTAAAATCAGACGTGATGAATGCATATCGAAATACCGATAATGTTGTTCTGATATATTAACGAAGGTACCGACTTAATAGCACGCCGATGCATCTCCATGGCTGATCGTATGTCGATTAGCGTGTTCGAATTTACCGAGTTCGCCATCTCGTTGACAGCCGTTTCCATTCGGTGActataaaaatcaaaatatatttctgtTGTTAACAAGCTCGTCTTCACTAGCATTCAAGCTCCTTAAGAAGATTTAGCACGGACTAATAGCCGCGAaaagtacagcgaattctcgatatatgtcaataacacgggtcttgccagcgacatatatcgtccaggtgacatacccgagccgtgttgtgtttacactgctcggtgTCCGAGtcctctcgagtttcgtggcctctgacggagtataccccgcctgtggtggggataattccgcgacctttatcatgcaggccttgacgccatatgtatagagaaatcactgtacctcttaACGATCAAAATCGTCATCGATAAATTTGATCAGCGATAAGCTAAATATATTTCGTTCCAACAATTGAATAACAGACTGTAAACAAAGTCTGTGATCTATAAAAATCcattgattttataaaaatgaccaCATACCTGGCGATCTCAAGTAATCCACAAAAATAGGATGAAACTACAGCAAGCGATGATTCCGTACATGCCATCGCGATTAAAGCAAAAGCGGCACCGACCGCGGTTGTACAAGCAGTCAAATCACTCTCCAGGTTTCTCTCAACAAAGTAAAATCCCAAGGCATTTAAGAAACGTGTCTGAAGATTCGATTGCAGTATCGTGGGAAGCAGTAGTGTAAAAGTTACGATGATCACTCCTGCGTACGCTACGGCTACAATCCGCAATAACATTATGTTTCGATTATCGGTTGTACACGACGATTTCAGGGTTCTTATTATACACATTGGTAGACAATATTAGGTACTCGAAGAAGTTTCTGCCTTTGACTAATAGATATTCGGATTAATTGTAGTTGTCCGTAACTTGCGATGGTGTAGCATCTACGTGACAGTACTATAAACAAGCTTTAAGCCCTTCAGTATATGAAATCTGAGTCTAGTGAGAACAGCAAGTGTTTTCGTTACAATGTCGAATTTCGTGCCGACAAAACAGCCTTCGCGGGAGGTGCAGCTGCGTTGCTTCATTTCAAAGAAAAGTGCAGCCGGAAGACGTCGTTTGCTTGCAGAAGTCTATCATCACAGAGCGTTATCCGAAAGAAGTTGTAGAGATTGGTTTCCAGGATTTAAAAATGACGATTTCGACGCGAAAGGCCGGGATCTCTGTGGCGCGCCAGAGAAGTTGCAAGACAAAGGATTCGAAGCATTACTCGACGACGGTCCACGTCAGAGACTCGGAGGATTGTGGGGAACCATCACCGCTAATCGTTATCGAGAACGATTGGTCAATTTAAGTCGGGCATTCACAGAAAAACGTCCGGAATATGCGAAAAGACATGACAAAGCGTTTCTTCAACATGACAATGCTAGGATCGGAAGTTGCAAACACTGTCAAGGATTCGCTGGAACTGTTTCGATGGAATGAGCTACCGCACCCGGCATATTCGCCAGATATTGTTTCATCGGGTTGCCATTTATTCTGATCAATACAGCATGGTCATTCGCATCTGTACTTCGGTGCttatgaagatttcgaacagtgGCTTGAATTCTTCTATCGCGGAATCCACTTGTAACAAAAGTGGGGATAGGCTACAGCTAACGATGGAACATACTTTGAATAAAATTCTGCCTGAAATTCTGATTTCTCTATTCCAACAAAAGACTTTTACTTACGAAACGAATGGCAGCAACTTATTCCAGCACCGAACAATCATTTTCTAGTAATTTTTCGAGCAATTAGGGGCCGTTAAACGCGTTTACCTAGATGTGCGATGATGACGCGTTTTGCATCTACTATTTGATCCATCATAATTTTCGTTTCGACAGGATCTGTCAGCGAGGCGGtatcattttcaatattttcgaacACGGATCTGATCTGGAGCAACATGGAAGAAAAAACGGTTAATGGATTGCACAaatattagataggatagttgcAATAAAATGCTCATGCATAATGGCAACGGCTGTTAACGCAAGGAGAATTATATGCTTTGCAAAACTTACTACTGGAAAATTAACGGCGAACCCAACGTATCGTAAAATCcccaaaatgaaacaaaatgcgAACGATAACAACTGAAGCAAATTAGACAGCGTGAATTCTATCATTCTTAGCGTCGATGCCTGAAAAGATTGTATTTCGAATTAAGAGTTTCAAATCTTTGCAGgaataaccatttttatttagAACACCTCGGATCAAAGTGTTTTATGACGgactattttcaaaattcttcaaCTGTCGTAAAACGTACAGTTTCGATACTTTAGGAGACATTCAGATTTTGAACCTTCAAACAATCAATTTTCCCCATTTTTTAAAAGTACAAGTATTCGTGAGCATGTGTACAAGAGAATTTCGATTGAAAATTGGCAAGATGAAATTGAAAACAGAGGAAAACCCTTCCGGTGTTTATAAAAcggtatttattaaaaaagtcTGACGTATTGTGCTGTTATTATTTTCAATACGGATTTAAAGTAAAGGGAATCCCAAAAAGTGTTTAAACTATTTTGAACACAGTATTTTCGAATGTCGAAAAATTGTTGATCTCTGAACTATGATAACTGTCGCCCGGCAGACCCGAAGATGCGACAGTTACAAAGAGAATACTGCACAAACGAACCAGAACTGTTTCGACCACAGATTTACCAGTACAGTGTTTAATCCATATATGTCCCAactgcctagccgataaaagtcccagaactatccccactgtcgcggggtataccccgtgaggggccaagaagctcgagagacctcggtcgccgaggagtgtaaggtcacgcggatcaaagaatagtatctcctgaccgatacatgtccgtggctagacccgtgttttggacatatatcgagtaaacactgtatctctAAATTTAACCGATCTGGTCTTAGAGACGCAAGCCGAGACTCGCAATTACCAAATAAACGAAAGTTCTTCTGCGAAGTTTGTCGGTACAACCATTCCTCGAAATTTCTCCGCGTGATCCAACACCCGTATTTACCCATGAAACACCGCACGAGTATTAAATATATCGATTGAAACATTGAATTTCTGAAGTACATTTTGAAAGTCCTCAGGATTAAGCTTCGAATAGTGAAAAGGTCGGCAGACTTCAAGAATACTGTCAGACCATTCTCAACTTATCAAAGTAATCCAAGGAAGGAacgaatttctatttaattctcGTACCGTACAAACGAcgcagaaaatttcaattttgcacaaagacccACGGCCTAGTCTACACACTTGTTTAATAAATCCGTGAAAATTCGTCCCGGCAAATATCACGGCAGATTTCAAGGAAACAGTGAAAACTTTCCCGACCCTCGGTCACTTCTCGTTTCATCACTATGGATCGCCTGTTTTCGATATACATACGCTGGTACCGCGACGAggataaaaatgttctaataATTCGATTATAACAATATTCCACCGGGATTCGAGTCTTCGTCACCTGGATCACAATCCAGCAAACGGTCAGCAGAGCATCGCCGACTCGTTGGACCTTCTTTAAGAATGTGAGGTCATAGAGCCAGAGTCCGGTGATGCACAAGATATTGTAATAGGTATTGTAATTCTTTCGGAACATATCCATGTCGAAGGCAATTGTAAAATTTGCATGGAACAGGGAATCTAATGTATCGATATAGTATACCTCGGTAGCATATATTATTCAAAATGCGCTGTTTCCCTCGCGCATTTCCATCGACGACCCTCCCCTATTCGTCGCGCGTAATTGCATGTAATTATGAGCTTCTGGCCAGAATggataaatatatgaaaaacaTCTTTAATAGAAAACGTATAAATTACTCTATCTATGTGTCATCCATCGCACGGCGACTTTTTTTACGTAAGTTAGAAAAACGCGACGTATTTTAATAATTCCCAGTAACGAAGAAGAAACGACAGGATATGCCCCCTACGAATTACAATCGCTGTATCTCTGTACAATTGAATAAAATACGAACGTCGAAGAATTGCCGAAGCGACATTTCACGGACTTTCacagaaaaaaaaacggttCGTTCGCCGCGACAGTGAAACAACCCGCAGCGAAGTGTCAAACTAATCCGAAGGGGAAACGAATTtctatttaatgaaaatttcaattgttAACGAATCCGTGACAATTCGTCCCGGCGGAGCTCAAGGAGACAGTGGGGACTTTTGCGACGCACGGTCACTACTCGGCTGCATCACTATACACTGGTGCCTCGACAAGGTTGACAGCGTTTGATGATTCGATTAAAACAATATTCCATCGGGATTCGAGCCATCGTCACCTGGATCGCAATGGAGGTGAAGAGTATCGTAGGGTGCATGACTCGCTGGACCTTCTTCAAGAAACTATTGTCGTACGGCCAAAGTGCAGTGAAGCGCAACGCATTGTAATAGGTAGTGTAATGGTTTCGGAACGTGTCCATGTCAAAGGCGATAGTGGAATGCGCGTGGAACGGGAAATCTAATGTATCGGTCGATTCGGCCTTGATGCCATGTATTATTGAGGGCGCTGTATGTCAGCCAGCCGACGCTCGGCTGTTTAAATCAAATTGAATAGTATACGGCGGCGTTGCATTATGCACGTCGCTTTCTGACGTTCAATCAAATTGCTCTCGTTTTTGCGAGAGATACTCACGAATTTAGTTACACGCGTCTCCGTTTGATATCCGAAGATCTTCAGTACTGCGTGCGGAAAATTGctgtagaaaaaatttgttgtcttagaaaaagaaaaagcgaCATATAAACACAGATAGTAAACGATCCTACCAGTATACGAATGAATTCTGTGCATTTCCGTATTTGGTTTTTATTCCTAAGGGAAGTACAGCGtctgctcgatatatgtcctatACACGGGTCTGTTCACGGACATATATCCAGGAGACGTATAGCCAGGAGATACtgtcgagcttcttggcccctcacgggctacacagtgaatactcgatgcgtgtcaacaacacgggtcttgccaacgacatatatcgtcgaggacACATTCCCCTCGCGGAGTatcccccgcggtagtggggataattccgcgacgtttaccatccaggccttggcgacatatatggagaaatcaccgCGGCAGTGCGGACAGTtcagggacttttatcggctaggatttgggacatatacagagtaaacaacTGTACTCGTAACTGGAATTGATTTCGATTACTTACGAGCGTTCAACGATCATGCtttgattttcattttttttttcttactcCTTCGGTGTGGCGAAATACTGTCGAACAGTTGGACCTTGACATTCGACGATCCACCAATCAGTCGCGAGATAGCACAATCTTCTGAAAATACGTTTCTGAATTTTCTGAAGATCCAGACGACGGAATTGCAAATAATACCTTGAAATTTGTGACTTTTGCAAAATCCGATAGGACTCAGAGCACTGTTTCGGTCTTTTTCAGATTTCGCGATCGCTATGTCGCCGGTGAACCTACTACCGTGAACGTATGGCACCTGCTATCTTTGGGAAGGTGGGAACAAACGGCTCAACTGTCTTCCAATGAGTAAGTCGGGATATTAAGAATTAATTTATATCCGAATCATGGAATATATTCTTTTACATCA from Halictus rubicundus isolate RS-2024b chromosome 14, iyHalRubi1_principal, whole genome shotgun sequence carries:
- the LOC143361060 gene encoding uncharacterized protein LOC143361060 encodes the protein MDKLDNVVLSIEIIALHILIMFLNNYSGQKLMSTSIELFDRTYNSLWYRIPPQSQRMLLFTMMRSIQILKFNLAGLFVPGYEGFNMMMSSSFSYFTMILSFK
- the LOC143361009 gene encoding uncharacterized protein LOC143361009, with the protein product MDTFRNHYTTYYNALRFTALWPYDNSFLKKVQRVMHPTILFTSIAIQASTLRMIEFTLSNLLQLLSFAFCFILGILRYVGFAVNFPVIRSVFENIENDTASLTDPVETKIMMDQIVDAKRVIIAHLAVAYAGVIIVTFTLLHVS